Proteins encoded within one genomic window of Geotalea daltonii FRC-32:
- the nifU gene encoding Fe-S cluster assembly protein NifU encodes MWDYTEKVKDHFLNPRNVGSIEDADAVGEVGSLACGDALKLFLKLDEQKKRIVDARFQTFGCGSAIASSSALTEMVKGKTLDEALQISNQEIADFLGGLPEEKMHCSVMGQEALEVAIAKYRGVAVPKHDHEHGDADMQGEIVCKCFGLTDVFLKKVIASNKLHTAEQVTHFTKAGGACGGCIPKIKELIAEVMGEEKKAEEKKPGKLTNMRKMQLIQETLENEVRPQLWADGGDLELIDIDGGKVQIAFRKACAGCASSGFTAKFVEQKLRELVSDDITVEEVQG; translated from the coding sequence ATGTGGGACTATACAGAAAAGGTGAAAGACCATTTTCTGAATCCGAGAAATGTCGGTTCAATAGAGGATGCGGATGCCGTTGGTGAGGTTGGTAGTCTTGCCTGTGGCGATGCACTCAAGCTATTCCTCAAACTGGATGAACAAAAGAAGCGTATTGTAGATGCCCGCTTTCAGACCTTTGGTTGCGGTAGCGCCATTGCCTCCTCTTCGGCTTTGACCGAAATGGTGAAAGGGAAAACCCTGGATGAAGCGTTGCAGATTTCCAATCAGGAGATAGCCGATTTTCTTGGCGGTCTGCCTGAAGAGAAGATGCATTGTTCGGTCATGGGACAGGAGGCTCTGGAGGTTGCCATAGCCAAATATCGGGGCGTGGCTGTGCCGAAGCATGATCACGAACATGGCGATGCAGATATGCAGGGGGAAATAGTCTGCAAGTGCTTTGGTCTGACCGACGTCTTCCTGAAAAAGGTTATTGCCTCAAACAAACTGCATACCGCCGAGCAGGTCACCCATTTTACCAAGGCCGGTGGTGCCTGTGGCGGCTGCATTCCAAAAATCAAAGAGCTTATCGCCGAAGTTATGGGTGAAGAAAAGAAAGCTGAAGAAAAAAAACCGGGCAAGCTGACCAACATGCGCAAAATGCAGCTTATCCAGGAGACCCTGGAGAATGAGGTACGCCCGCAACTGTGGGCTGATGGCGGGGACCTGGAGCTGATTGACATAGACGGCGGCAAGGTACAGATTGCTTTCCGCAAAGCCTGCGCCGGTTGTGCTTCTTCCGGATTTACGGCGAAATTCGTCGAGCAGAAACTTCGCGAACTGGTATCCGATGATATTACAGTGGAGGAGGTCCAGGGATGA
- the nifS gene encoding cysteine desulfurase NifS, producing the protein MKEIYLDNNATTKVDEAVFEEMRPYFCELYGNPSSMHFFGGQVQKKVDEARNRVAALLGALPEEIIFTACGTESDNAAIRSALEVFPEKRHIITTRVEHPAVLTLCRNLTKKGYRVTELNVDNAGRLDLNELRSALDDNTAIVSVMYANNETGVIFPVEEVAAIAKEKGALFHTDAVQAVGKIPLNMAASSIDMLSLSGHKLHAPKGIGVLYVRKGVPFRPFMVGGHQEKGRRAGTESTSSIIALGKACELATKFMEDENTRVKGMRDRLERELMALIPSARVNGGAADRLPNTTSIAFEFVEGEAILLLLSENGICASSGSACTSGSLEPSHVLRAMGVPFTCAHGSIRFSLSRFTTDGDIDAVIRELPPVVNRLREMSPFGREFLQSK; encoded by the coding sequence ATGAAGGAAATTTATCTCGACAACAATGCCACAACAAAGGTGGATGAGGCTGTCTTTGAAGAGATGCGCCCCTATTTTTGCGAGCTGTATGGCAACCCTAGTTCCATGCATTTTTTCGGTGGCCAGGTGCAGAAGAAGGTTGACGAGGCCCGGAACCGGGTTGCCGCTCTTTTGGGGGCACTCCCCGAAGAGATTATCTTTACCGCCTGCGGCACGGAGAGCGATAATGCCGCCATTCGGTCAGCCCTTGAGGTTTTTCCCGAGAAGCGGCATATCATCACCACCCGTGTGGAGCACCCCGCTGTCCTGACCCTGTGCCGCAACCTGACCAAAAAGGGATACCGGGTCACCGAGCTGAACGTGGACAATGCCGGCCGGCTTGATCTCAACGAACTCAGGTCTGCCCTTGACGATAACACCGCCATCGTTTCGGTGATGTATGCAAATAACGAGACTGGGGTCATCTTTCCTGTGGAAGAAGTTGCGGCCATTGCCAAGGAAAAAGGGGCGCTCTTCCATACCGATGCGGTCCAGGCAGTGGGAAAAATTCCCCTCAACATGGCTGCTTCTTCCATCGACATGCTTTCCCTGTCGGGGCACAAGTTGCATGCACCCAAGGGAATCGGCGTCCTTTACGTGCGCAAGGGCGTTCCTTTCAGGCCATTCATGGTCGGGGGACACCAGGAGAAAGGACGCAGGGCGGGTACGGAAAGCACCTCATCCATAATAGCCCTTGGCAAGGCCTGCGAGTTGGCCACAAAATTCATGGAAGATGAGAATACAAGAGTGAAAGGGATGCGTGACCGGCTTGAAAGAGAGCTAATGGCCCTTATCCCCAGTGCCCGTGTTAACGGAGGGGCTGCCGACCGCCTTCCCAACACGACTTCCATCGCCTTTGAGTTTGTAGAAGGAGAGGCTATTCTGCTGCTGTTGAGCGAAAATGGCATCTGTGCTTCATCCGGCAGTGCCTGTACTTCAGGCTCACTGGAGCCATCCCATGTGCTTCGTGCCATGGGGGTGCCATTTACCTGTGCCCACGGCTCGATCAGGTTCTCCCTGTCTCGCTTTACCACCGATGGGGATATCGATGCCGTTATTCGCGAACTGCCCCCGGTCGTCAACCGTCTGCGTGAAATGTCTCCTTTCGGCAGAGAATTTCTGCAGTCAAAATAG
- a CDS encoding NUDIX domain-containing protein codes for MPFDYLDCPKCGEKVRSYRNPFPTVDIIIEINEGIILIERKNEPYGWAIPGGFVDYGESLEDAAVREAQEETSLQISNLRLLGCYSDPGRDKRAHTISTVYAATAQGIPKAADDAAALTIFPLEKLPQELCFDHRQILDDYRRMKSQGNI; via the coding sequence TTGCCATTTGACTATCTCGATTGTCCAAAATGTGGTGAAAAGGTCAGATCTTACCGCAACCCCTTCCCTACCGTTGATATCATCATTGAAATCAATGAAGGGATCATTCTGATCGAGCGAAAAAACGAGCCTTACGGATGGGCTATCCCAGGCGGCTTTGTCGACTATGGCGAGTCGTTGGAAGATGCTGCCGTTCGGGAGGCACAGGAAGAAACCTCCTTGCAGATCAGCAACCTGCGACTGCTAGGATGCTACTCCGACCCCGGCAGGGACAAACGTGCCCATACTATCTCTACAGTCTATGCAGCCACCGCCCAGGGCATTCCAAAGGCTGCCGACGATGCAGCAGCGCTGACCATCTTCCCGCTGGAGAAGCTTCCTCAAGAGTTATGCTTTGATCACCGGCAGATTCTAGATGACTATCGCCGCATGAAGTCACAGGGTAATATCTGA
- a CDS encoding PxxKW family cysteine-rich protein, giving the protein MQCQTVLPGAECTFWGKQGCVFAEGSCQIVVENCEGCERIVDSSIGKVCSAYPAPEKKWSAGLCNFATHVKVEIKSEETKVNPLKASKKASGGGKKK; this is encoded by the coding sequence ATGCAGTGTCAAACAGTACTTCCCGGTGCCGAGTGTACCTTTTGGGGGAAACAGGGTTGTGTATTTGCTGAAGGCTCTTGCCAGATTGTGGTTGAGAATTGTGAGGGTTGTGAAAGGATTGTTGACAGCAGCATCGGCAAGGTCTGCAGCGCTTATCCCGCTCCCGAAAAGAAATGGTCAGCCGGCTTGTGCAACTTTGCCACTCATGTGAAGGTTGAGATAAAGAGCGAAGAAACCAAGGTCAACCCGCTCAAGGCATCCAAGAAAGCTTCCGGCGGTGGCAAGAAGAAGTAA
- a CDS encoding histidine triad nucleotide-binding protein: MTDCLFCRMIKGEIPVKPVFEDDQLLVIQDIAPVAPQHLLVIPKKHVANTLDLQPEDEALIGHVFRVAAAIARERGIAEDGFRVVNNNNAGAGQSVFHIHFHLLGGRQFNWPPG, from the coding sequence ATGACGGATTGTCTCTTCTGCAGGATGATTAAAGGCGAAATCCCAGTCAAGCCGGTCTTCGAGGACGACCAGCTTTTGGTGATCCAGGACATTGCTCCGGTTGCGCCGCAACATCTGCTTGTCATCCCTAAAAAGCATGTGGCCAATACCCTTGACCTTCAACCGGAGGACGAAGCCCTGATAGGACATGTGTTTCGGGTCGCTGCAGCCATCGCCCGCGAAAGAGGCATTGCTGAGGACGGTTTCCGTGTCGTCAACAACAATAATGCCGGAGCGGGTCAGTCGGTATTTCACATTCACTTTCACCTTCTCGGTGGGAGGCAGTTCAACTGGCCTCCCGGCTAA
- a CDS encoding TlyA family RNA methyltransferase, translating into MAKERLDKILLDRRLAPSRERAKALIMAGQVVVDDHLADKAGQMVAVDAEIRLKGEVLPFVSRGGLKLQKALDEFAIDVTGLVVMDVGASTGGFTDCLLQRGAAKVIAVDVGYGQLAWKLRQDERVINLEKTNIRYLEQEKLGEVPQMAVIDASFISLDKVLPPVLNLISPSAVVVALIKPQFEVGRGEVGKGGVVRDVKKHAEVISVITALALDLKLKVKGITESPILGPKGNREFLIYLSKPGNE; encoded by the coding sequence GTGGCTAAAGAGAGGCTGGATAAGATTCTGCTCGATCGGAGACTGGCGCCTTCACGGGAACGGGCCAAGGCGCTGATCATGGCCGGGCAGGTGGTGGTGGACGACCATCTGGCCGATAAGGCCGGACAAATGGTTGCCGTCGATGCGGAAATACGCCTGAAAGGGGAGGTGCTTCCCTTTGTCAGTCGTGGTGGCTTAAAGCTGCAAAAGGCCCTCGATGAATTCGCCATAGACGTAACCGGCCTGGTTGTCATGGATGTTGGGGCATCTACCGGCGGTTTCACCGATTGCCTGCTCCAGCGCGGGGCAGCAAAGGTTATTGCCGTCGATGTGGGCTATGGTCAGCTGGCATGGAAGCTCCGCCAGGATGAACGGGTAATCAATCTGGAGAAGACCAACATCCGTTATCTGGAGCAGGAAAAGTTGGGAGAGGTTCCCCAGATGGCAGTCATCGATGCCTCCTTCATATCTTTGGACAAGGTGCTGCCGCCGGTACTTAATCTTATTTCGCCTTCTGCCGTTGTAGTAGCTCTCATCAAGCCGCAGTTCGAGGTCGGGCGCGGTGAGGTGGGGAAGGGGGGAGTGGTGCGGGACGTAAAGAAACATGCAGAGGTTATTTCTGTTATTACTGCCCTGGCGCTTGACCTGAAGCTGAAAGTAAAAGGCATTACCGAGTCTCCCATACTTGGACCAAAAGGAAACCGGGAATTTCTCATTTACCTGTCAAAGCCGGGCAATGAATGA
- the accC gene encoding acetyl-CoA carboxylase biotin carboxylase subunit, giving the protein MFHKVLIANRGEIALRIIRACKELGIKTVAVFSTADSESLHVKLADESVCIGPAPSIHSYLNINAIISAAELTDAEAIHPGYGFLSENAAFAEICEKCGITFIGPSSESMRLMGDKISARQAVIKEGVPILPGTKEGVNDVNEAVKIAKKIGFPVIIKATAGGGGRGMKIVHSPAALPNAFATARAEAQAGFGNPEVYIEKYCENPRHVEIQVLADKHGNVIHLGERDCSIQRRHQKIIEEAPSTVSTPELRKIMGDAAVRAAKAVGYNSVGTMEFLVDKNNDFFFMEMNTRVQVEHPVTEMVTGVDIVREQIRSAAGHKLRYKQSDIKINGHAIECRINAEDPAKFTPCPGKITSYHTPGGLGVRVDSFVYDQYSVLPHYDSLIAKLIVHAETREDAIKRMARALDEYIIEGIKTTIPFHKRIMANKDFIEGNIDTSFIEKMVLE; this is encoded by the coding sequence ATGTTCCATAAAGTGCTCATTGCAAACCGTGGCGAAATTGCCCTTCGTATAATCAGGGCCTGTAAAGAGTTGGGAATTAAGACGGTTGCCGTTTTTTCCACTGCAGATAGCGAGTCTTTGCATGTCAAGCTTGCCGATGAAAGTGTCTGCATCGGACCTGCACCAAGTATCCATAGTTATCTGAATATAAATGCCATAATCAGCGCCGCGGAATTGACCGATGCAGAAGCAATTCATCCGGGATACGGGTTTCTCTCGGAGAATGCTGCTTTTGCTGAAATTTGCGAAAAATGTGGTATAACCTTTATCGGCCCATCGTCTGAGAGCATGCGCCTGATGGGGGATAAGATCAGCGCAAGACAGGCCGTCATCAAGGAAGGGGTGCCCATTCTTCCCGGTACGAAGGAAGGGGTCAACGATGTTAACGAGGCGGTCAAAATTGCCAAGAAAATCGGTTTTCCGGTAATAATCAAGGCTACCGCAGGTGGGGGCGGCAGAGGAATGAAGATAGTCCATTCCCCGGCGGCACTGCCCAATGCCTTTGCTACAGCAAGGGCGGAAGCACAAGCCGGCTTCGGCAATCCCGAGGTTTACATCGAAAAATACTGCGAAAACCCGCGCCATGTGGAGATTCAGGTTTTGGCCGACAAACATGGCAATGTCATTCATCTCGGCGAGCGCGACTGCTCCATCCAACGCCGGCATCAGAAAATAATTGAAGAGGCTCCTTCAACCGTAAGCACTCCTGAGTTGAGAAAAATCATGGGTGACGCAGCCGTTCGAGCGGCAAAAGCCGTCGGTTACAACAGCGTCGGTACCATGGAGTTTCTTGTCGACAAGAACAATGATTTCTTTTTTATGGAAATGAATACCAGGGTTCAGGTGGAGCATCCCGTTACTGAAATGGTTACCGGCGTCGACATCGTGCGCGAGCAGATTCGTTCTGCTGCGGGCCACAAACTTCGTTATAAGCAGAGTGATATCAAGATCAACGGCCATGCCATTGAGTGCAGGATCAATGCTGAAGATCCTGCCAAGTTTACTCCCTGTCCAGGGAAGATCACTTCTTATCATACCCCCGGTGGTCTTGGCGTCCGTGTCGATTCCTTTGTATATGACCAATATTCAGTGCTGCCTCACTATGATTCACTGATAGCCAAACTGATAGTCCATGCCGAAACCAGGGAAGATGCCATTAAACGCATGGCAAGGGCTCTTGACGAATACATCATCGAGGGGATTAAGACGACCATTCCCTTTCACAAGCGCATTATGGCAAACAAAGACTTCATAGAAGGGAACATAGATACAAGTTTCATCGAGAAGATGGTTCTGGAGTAA
- a CDS encoding DUF4124 domain-containing protein: MKTLLVFSLLLFAVPAFAVTYEWTDERGTVNFTEDLGNVPKKYRKRVKILGAEEDSQPRVIETDNGEKGKTTAEEGQSKVREDVAGAETKKKPAVYGGKNEAAWKAEYGKLSADVKAAEEQLDQLNGRLGDTTRMSRAEYLSLQHTVKNTESRLNDLRKKLDAFNASAAKAGVPPNVME; the protein is encoded by the coding sequence ATGAAAACCTTACTAGTATTTTCTCTTCTCCTTTTTGCTGTGCCGGCATTCGCCGTGACCTATGAATGGACTGATGAGAGAGGAACGGTCAATTTTACGGAAGATTTGGGCAATGTGCCTAAAAAGTACCGCAAGCGCGTAAAAATACTGGGGGCAGAAGAGGATTCTCAACCCCGGGTAATCGAGACGGACAATGGCGAAAAGGGAAAGACTACGGCGGAAGAGGGGCAGAGCAAGGTAAGGGAAGATGTTGCCGGAGCGGAAACCAAAAAGAAGCCTGCCGTTTATGGTGGTAAGAATGAAGCTGCCTGGAAGGCCGAATACGGAAAGCTTTCAGCTGATGTCAAGGCTGCAGAAGAACAACTGGATCAACTGAATGGGCGTCTGGGCGATACAACCAGGATGTCCCGTGCAGAGTACTTAAGCCTTCAGCATACGGTAAAGAACACGGAATCGAGACTTAACGACCTGAGAAAGAAGCTGGATGCCTTTAACGCATCTGCGGCAAAGGCTGGTGTGCCACCGAATGTGATGGAATAG
- the gcvH gene encoding glycine cleavage system protein GcvH → MDCPEELKYSKEHLWVRVEGNRGIIGITDYAQQELGSITVVDLPDVGDELEQDDSFGSVEARKTVAELYAPISGTVKEVNSELHGTPEMVNDDPYDSGWLVVVDMTDPEELNLLMTADVYEDHLADNS, encoded by the coding sequence ATGGACTGCCCTGAAGAACTGAAATACAGCAAAGAACATCTGTGGGTCCGAGTTGAAGGTAACCGAGGAATCATCGGCATTACTGACTACGCCCAACAGGAACTTGGATCCATAACGGTTGTCGATCTTCCTGATGTTGGCGACGAACTTGAACAGGATGACTCGTTCGGCTCGGTGGAAGCAAGAAAGACAGTTGCAGAACTATATGCGCCTATTAGCGGCACTGTCAAAGAGGTAAATTCCGAACTTCACGGCACTCCGGAAATGGTCAATGATGATCCCTATGACAGTGGCTGGCTGGTGGTTGTCGATATGACAGATCCGGAGGAACTAAATCTGCTTATGACGGCGGACGTCTACGAAGATCATCTTGCAGATAACTCCTAA
- a CDS encoding phosphoglucomutase/phosphomannomutase family protein gives MQRISFGTSGWRGIVCDDFIFENVKVVTQAIADNVIAAGEKEKGVIVGYDSRFMGEQFANEAARVLTGAGIRTFLCTRDTPTPVIAFEILRRKAAGAINFTASHNPPEYNGIKFSPSWGGPALPETTRDIERRANEMLGEVCYKECDLDDARRDGKLVEIDPLQTYLDDLSTKVDFAAIARLGKVAVNPLYGTGRGYLAEPLRAHGVDVVVINEHRDPYFGGFPPEPSEKYIQDFINLVKSDPEIKLGIATDGDADRFGIVDEDGSFIEPNYIIALLLDYLVRVRGLKGGVARSVATSSLVDAVAAKHGIEVFETPVGFKYIGELISRDKIIIGGEESAGLTIKGHVPEKDGILACLLVAEMVAREGQPVRTLLERLYGQVGRFVTKRENITLAPEIEAVFADKLKATPAVIAGVKLKETVTIDGTKFLLEDGSWLLFRKSGTEPVVRLYAEAPSEERLKELLAAGRKLILE, from the coding sequence ATGCAACGTATTAGTTTCGGTACATCCGGCTGGCGCGGAATCGTTTGCGACGATTTCATCTTTGAAAATGTCAAGGTGGTTACCCAGGCCATTGCCGATAACGTGATTGCCGCCGGGGAAAAGGAAAAAGGGGTAATAGTCGGCTACGACTCTCGTTTCATGGGTGAGCAATTTGCCAATGAAGCTGCCCGTGTCTTGACCGGTGCAGGGATAAGGACCTTTCTCTGTACCAGGGACACACCCACACCGGTAATTGCATTTGAAATACTGCGCCGCAAGGCGGCCGGCGCCATTAACTTTACTGCCAGCCACAACCCTCCTGAATATAATGGCATCAAGTTTTCTCCTTCCTGGGGAGGACCGGCTTTACCCGAAACAACGCGTGATATCGAACGGCGAGCCAACGAAATGCTGGGGGAGGTCTGCTACAAGGAATGTGATCTTGATGATGCCAGGCGTGACGGCAAATTAGTGGAAATAGACCCACTGCAAACATACCTTGATGACCTGTCCACCAAGGTTGATTTTGCCGCCATTGCCCGATTGGGCAAAGTGGCGGTCAATCCGCTCTATGGTACCGGGCGTGGCTATCTGGCTGAACCGTTGCGTGCCCATGGTGTAGACGTTGTGGTGATAAATGAACATCGTGATCCATATTTTGGCGGTTTTCCTCCCGAACCCTCAGAAAAATATATCCAGGATTTCATAAACCTTGTTAAAAGCGATCCCGAAATCAAACTGGGTATTGCCACGGATGGGGACGCGGACCGGTTCGGCATTGTTGACGAAGATGGTTCATTCATCGAACCCAACTATATTATTGCCCTGCTCCTCGACTATCTGGTCAGGGTGAGGGGGCTTAAGGGAGGAGTTGCCAGGAGCGTCGCGACCTCCAGTCTTGTCGATGCTGTGGCGGCAAAACATGGTATTGAAGTCTTTGAAACTCCGGTAGGTTTCAAATACATCGGTGAGCTTATCAGCCGGGACAAGATTATCATTGGCGGCGAAGAGAGTGCCGGCCTGACCATAAAGGGTCATGTGCCGGAAAAGGATGGCATACTTGCCTGTCTGCTGGTGGCGGAAATGGTCGCCCGCGAGGGACAGCCGGTACGCACGCTCCTGGAAAGACTTTATGGGCAGGTGGGGCGCTTTGTTACCAAACGGGAGAATATCACCCTGGCCCCGGAGATTGAGGCTGTTTTCGCCGATAAATTGAAAGCAACTCCGGCTGTTATTGCCGGAGTGAAATTGAAGGAAACAGTGACTATTGACGGCACCAAGTTCCTCCTTGAAGACGGCAGCTGGCTCCTGTTCCGCAAATCGGGAACGGAACCAGTGGTGCGCCTCTATGCGGAAGCACCATCAGAAGAACGGCTCAAGGAACTTTTGGCTGCCGGCAGAAAATTAATACTTGAGTGA
- a CDS encoding menaquinone biosynthetic enzyme MqnA/MqnD family protein, with product MEIRIGEIEYANCTPIFTALKKNFDCSGYHFVREVPSALNAMLSKGEVDVSPSSSIEYGKSFEKYCLMPKISISSIGAVKSVFLFSRVPIENLHKKTIGLTTESDTSVNLLKIILKKKYGHDNEYQRTPLPLKEALQANEGLLLIGDAALKASLSEHNFHVYDLGQQWYEFTGLPFVFALWIVRREAAAQKHTEMLLLRDNLLLAKKLAYDSYDSIALDSREREWMSASALVDYWKTISYDLTADHLKGLETFYRYAAEMELIPTQPEISLFS from the coding sequence ATGGAAATCAGAATAGGCGAAATAGAATATGCCAATTGTACTCCCATATTTACAGCCCTAAAGAAGAACTTCGACTGTAGTGGATATCATTTTGTCAGGGAAGTGCCTTCTGCGCTGAACGCCATGCTCTCCAAAGGGGAAGTGGATGTAAGTCCTTCATCATCCATAGAGTATGGAAAATCTTTTGAGAAGTATTGCCTTATGCCAAAGATATCAATCAGCTCCATCGGCGCAGTAAAAAGTGTCTTTCTCTTTTCGCGCGTACCCATTGAGAATCTGCATAAAAAGACTATCGGTCTTACAACCGAGTCCGATACCTCTGTTAACCTACTAAAGATAATTTTGAAAAAGAAATATGGTCACGACAATGAATACCAAAGGACACCGCTTCCATTGAAGGAGGCGCTCCAGGCAAATGAGGGTTTGCTCCTTATCGGTGATGCGGCGTTGAAAGCGTCTCTTTCGGAACATAATTTCCATGTTTATGATCTGGGTCAGCAGTGGTATGAGTTTACCGGTCTACCCTTTGTCTTTGCGCTGTGGATTGTGAGGCGTGAGGCTGCTGCTCAGAAGCACACAGAGATGTTGCTTCTCCGGGACAATCTGCTCCTTGCCAAGAAGCTGGCCTACGATTCATATGATTCGATAGCCCTGGATAGTAGAGAGAGGGAATGGATGAGCGCGTCAGCGCTTGTGGACTACTGGAAGACGATCTCATACGACCTGACAGCAGATCATCTCAAGGGGCTGGAGACCTTTTACCGGTATGCTGCAGAAATGGAATTGATCCCGACCCAGCCTGAGATTTCACTGTTTTCCTGA
- a CDS encoding UbiD family decarboxylase, which yields MGYRNLQECVKDLEAGGKLLRINHEVDAELEAGAIQRRVYQAGGPALLFTNVRGCRFPILGNLFGTLERTRYIFRDTLKDMERLVAMKVNPRAAVKDPLGFVGTLPAAIHLLPKKVSSGPVMEMQTTIDQLPQLKSWPDDGGAFITLPQVYSESAATPGLRHSNLGMYRVQLSGGKYRPNGEIGLHYQIHRGIGVHHAEALERRLPFRVNIFVGGAPSMTVAAVMPLPEGMPEISFAGLLGGHRLEMACRNGELPMAAEADFCITGIVDTDRALPEGPFGDHLGYYSLAHDFPVVRVEKVYHRRDAIWPFTTVGRPPQEDTSFGSFIHEITGPLIPTVIPGVRAVHAVDAAGVHPLLLALGSERYVPYAGEREPQELLTIANAILGQGQLSLAKYLFIGAQEDNPALDIHDIPAFLRHVLERVDWRRDLHFQTSTTIDTLDYSGSGLNSGSKVVIAAAGNKRRELPSILPGDFSLPSGFAAPRVCLPGILAIRGPRCTTGPNCPDPVVEDFCRQFGQSHPLISFPLVVIVDDSEFTARTLNNFLWVTFTKSNPASDTYGIGATDVSKHWGCTGPLIIDARTKEYHAPPLIPDPAIERKVDALGAPGGVLHGII from the coding sequence ATGGGCTATCGAAATTTGCAGGAGTGCGTCAAAGATCTGGAGGCGGGGGGGAAACTCCTCCGCATTAACCATGAGGTGGATGCCGAGCTTGAGGCGGGCGCCATCCAGCGCCGTGTTTATCAGGCCGGTGGGCCGGCGTTATTGTTTACCAACGTACGCGGCTGCAGGTTCCCAATACTGGGCAATCTCTTCGGTACCCTGGAAAGGACCAGGTACATTTTCAGGGATACCTTGAAGGACATGGAGCGCCTGGTAGCAATGAAAGTAAACCCGAGGGCAGCGGTCAAAGACCCCCTTGGATTTGTCGGTACTTTGCCGGCGGCTATCCATCTGTTGCCGAAAAAAGTGTCGAGCGGACCAGTCATGGAAATGCAGACCACCATCGACCAGCTGCCGCAGCTGAAATCATGGCCCGATGACGGCGGGGCCTTCATCACTTTGCCGCAAGTCTATTCGGAGAGTGCGGCAACGCCTGGCCTGCGCCATTCCAACCTGGGCATGTACCGGGTGCAGCTTTCCGGGGGCAAGTACCGTCCCAATGGGGAGATCGGCCTCCATTACCAGATTCACCGGGGTATCGGTGTTCACCATGCGGAAGCTCTGGAGCGCCGCCTGCCGTTCCGCGTCAATATCTTTGTCGGCGGTGCACCATCCATGACCGTGGCGGCGGTCATGCCCCTCCCTGAAGGGATGCCGGAAATATCCTTTGCCGGGTTGCTGGGAGGTCATCGACTGGAGATGGCCTGCAGGAATGGAGAATTACCCATGGCAGCAGAGGCTGATTTCTGTATCACCGGCATTGTCGATACCGATAGAGCCCTCCCTGAAGGACCGTTCGGCGACCATTTGGGCTATTACAGCCTGGCCCACGATTTTCCCGTTGTCCGCGTCGAGAAAGTCTATCACCGCCGCGACGCCATCTGGCCTTTTACGACGGTTGGCAGGCCGCCCCAGGAAGATACCTCCTTCGGTTCATTCATCCACGAAATCACGGGGCCACTCATCCCCACGGTCATTCCCGGTGTGCGAGCGGTTCATGCCGTCGATGCGGCAGGAGTGCATCCGCTTCTGCTGGCCTTGGGAAGCGAGCGCTATGTCCCCTATGCCGGAGAAAGGGAACCACAGGAACTGCTTACCATTGCCAACGCTATCCTGGGCCAGGGCCAGCTTTCCCTTGCCAAGTACCTTTTCATCGGTGCCCAAGAGGATAATCCGGCACTGGACATCCATGACATTCCCGCGTTCCTTCGGCATGTGCTGGAGAGGGTCGACTGGAGGCGCGATCTCCATTTCCAGACCAGCACCACCATCGATACCCTGGATTATTCGGGAAGCGGCCTCAATTCCGGTTCCAAAGTGGTGATCGCTGCAGCAGGCAACAAACGGCGGGAGCTGCCCTCGATTTTACCAGGCGATTTTTCGCTGCCGAGCGGATTCGCCGCGCCACGTGTCTGCCTGCCTGGGATTCTGGCCATTCGCGGCCCCCGGTGCACCACCGGCCCCAATTGTCCGGATCCGGTTGTTGAGGATTTCTGTCGTCAGTTCGGTCAAAGCCATCCTCTCATTTCCTTTCCCTTGGTGGTGATTGTCGATGATAGTGAATTCACCGCCAGAACCTTGAACAATTTTCTCTGGGTCACCTTTACCAAATCGAATCCCGCTTCTGATACCTACGGCATCGGCGCAACCGACGTGAGCAAACACTGGGGCTGCACCGGCCCACTGATAATCGATGCCAGAACCAAGGAATACCATGCGCCACCACTGATCCCGGATCCGGCCATTGAAAGAAAGGTCGATGCTTTGGGCGCTCCGGGCGGTGTTCTCCATGGGATTATCTGA